From one Planococcus citri chromosome 3, ihPlaCitr1.1, whole genome shotgun sequence genomic stretch:
- the LOC135839254 gene encoding uncharacterized protein LOC135839254: protein MNQKLRKIYPKPIEHITIQNHDPVREKSSTGAHDKRSKSPHNCEFCGKTFANRSNLKRHHLNKHSDKVGSFPNPNLFTCDNCKCTFSNKSSLKRHIENLHLQTKNPKKSISCVHCEQTFNSIKYLNAHLKMAHDVKIDEQELRFSNLDAFFSWKKQEEIRTNTRFIQLRGMRKHRRQGEEIMTLKFICNRSGVFHSKSNGKRAYRVKGSSKIGRYCSAYIAAMFKENDYVNSTYCSTHCGHDNDLRYLNLTMDDKREIYEKIQKGATFSSILNEIRNNVGKEIKRKHLVTNKDLHNIVTTFKKTSKPVQDNTSAHSSPSVLPESSNDLSMVKNENIFHSELDLCADLWVDTCEQIANRFDQNESRVNEPAKTVTVQNSSFVTENITQDRRIKEPSVNADYSRILYINQHDYSVNNSSNTPRQSHNSTNHAPEELNNSTYSSSTTQMKDFSGMSNDLRLDDDFNPIEVLEIEDHTLNNTEISINSHGGYDNSRVNRSQINLKNKLPSNSNVIVIPVRDTNDSYSIYPDKLPSASNSESNPLSQSTDDEDPSNYDPICDITISSDESETPAENQDQPERSDLRDKVNSVTALYNIVESELDERKKNIIRNYVDNMFRVLQHRYNKTKTRKKPESPKKIANKEKKPKTQLQTTNKKRKTKVPDLIPAKFSVSEEYATEVADTSYTDPSHISFGRNTRATEQSDPNAMRWDRF, encoded by the exons ATGAAccaaaaactaagaaaaatctACCCAAAACCAATCGAACACATCACAATACAGAATCATGATCCTGTACGTGAAAAGTCTTCCACCGGAGCACACGATAAACGATCCAAATCTCCACACAATTGTGAATTCTGCGGTAAAACGTTCGCTAATAGGAGTAATTTAAAAAGACACCATTTGAACAAGCACAGCGACAAAGTGGGCTCTTTCCCGAACCCGAATCTGTTCACATGTGATAACTGTAAATGCACGTTTTCCAATAAAAGCAGTCTAAAAAGGCATATTGAGAACCTACACTTGCAAACTAAAAATCCCAAGAAGAGTATCAGCTGCGTGCATTGCGAACAGACGTTCAATTCTATCAAATATCTCAACGCTCATCTAAAGATGGCACACGATGTTAAAATTGACGAACAGGAGTTACGGTTTTCTAATCTGGATG CATTTTTCTCGTGGAAGAAGCAGGAAGAAATTCGTACCAATACGAGATTCATTCAGTTACGTGGTATGAGAAAACATCGTAGACAAGGCGAAGAAATAATGACtctgaaattcatttgcaaTAGATCTGGtgtttttcattcgaaatccAACGGAAAGAGAGCTTACAGGGTTAAAGGATCGAGTAAAATAG GTCGTTACTGTTCGGCTTATATCGCAGCCATGTTCAAAGAAAACGATTACGTTAATAGTACTTATTGTTCTACTCATTGTGGACACGATAACGATCTCAGATATTTAAACTTGACGATGGATGATAAACGAGAAATTTACG aaaaaatccaaaaaggagctaccttttcatcaattttgaacgaaatcCGTAACAACGTCGGTAAGGAAATCAAACGTAAACATTTAGTTACCAATAAAGATCTTCACAACATCGTAACAACTTTTAAAAAGACCTCGAAACCGGTTCAAGACAACACGTCTGCTCATTCGTCACCCAGTGTCCTTCCAGAAAGCTCGAATGATTTGTCgatggtaaaaaatgaaaatatttttcatagcGAATTAGATCTCTGCGCCGATTTATGGGTTGATACTTGCGAACAAATTGCGAATCGTTTCGATCAGAATGAATCTCGCGTCAACGAACCAGCTAAAACTGTCACAGTGCAAAATAGTTCTTTCGTTACTGAAAATATTACGCAGGATCGTCGTATTAAAGAACCCTCCGTCAATGCTGATTACTCTAGAATCCTTTACATAAACCAGCACGACTACTCTGTGAATAATTCATCGAATACTCCTCGACAATCTCATAACTCAACAAATCACGCACCAGAAGAGCTCAATAATTCTACGTATTCGTCGAGTACGACACAGATGAAAGATTTTAGCGGTATGTCCAATGATCTTCGACTTGATGATGATTTTAACCCGATCGAAGTACTCGAAATAGAAGATCATACGCTTAATAACACTGAGATCTCAATTAATTCTCACGGCGGTTACGATAACAGTCGGGTTAACAGATctcaaataaatttaaaaaacaagttGCCATCCAACTCGAACGTAATCGTGATTCCTGTACGTGATACCAATGATTCGTATAGTATTTACCCTGATAAATTACCTTCTGCTTCGAATTCGGAATCTAATCCTCTTTCACAGTCCACCGACGATGAAGATCCTTCGAACTACGACCCAATTTGCGATATAACAATTTCGAGTGACGAATCAGAAACACCGGCGGAAAATCAAGATCAACCCGAAAGATCGGATTTACGAGATAAAGTTAACAGTGTGACAGCTTTATATAATATTGTTGAGAGTGAATTGGACGAACGTAAGAAGAATATCATTCGTAATTACGTTGATAACATGTTTAGAGTACTTCAGCACAGATATAATAAAACTAAAACGAGAAAGAAACCAGAATCGCCGAAAAAGATTGCGAATAAAGAAAAGAAACCCAAGACTCAATTACAAACTACGAATAAGAAACGAAAAACCAAAGTTCCGGATCTTATACCTGCCAAATTTAGTGTTTCAGAAGAATACGCGACTGAGGTGGCTGATACTTCGTACACGGATCCGTCACATATTTCTTTCGGTAGGAATACTCGTGCAACTGAACAATCGGATCCTAATGCTATGCGATGGGatcggttttga
- the LOC135839272 gene encoding novel acetylcholine receptor chaperone-like codes for MGSIVLKTLSVLLGLFFILVGILKITCFLSKELHKDMRKEYVKYAKVFPFNELIGYKIPAKWYRKIIGTMEIICGFALMVIPKANIKKAANVTLIAMMALNIYSHYMVEDRFERIAPALVFFFMLIGRLVIEWQINRQQRLLNGELKVPKHD; via the exons atgggtTCGATAGTTTTAAAAACGCTGAGCGTTTTATTAGGTTTGTTTTTCATacttgtaggtattttaaaaataacttgtTTTCTAAGTAAAGAACTGCACAAAGATATG AGAAAAGAGTACGTGAAGTATGCTAAAGTGTTTCCATTCAATGAACTGATAGGATACAAAATTCCAGCTAAATGGTACAGAAAGATCATAGGAACGATGGAAATAATTTGCGGATTTGCTTTAATGGTCATTCCCAAAG ctaataTAAAAAAGGCAGCTAATGTAACGTTGATAGCTATGATGGCATTAAATATATACTCGCATTATATGGTGGAAGATCGTTTCGAACGTATTGCCCCGGCATTG gtaTTTTTCTTCATGCTGATCGGAAGACTAGTAATCGAATGGCAGATTAACAGACAACAGCGATTACTGAATGGTGAATTAAAAGTCCCCAAACACGACTAA